The stretch of DNA AGCGCATCGAAAAGATGAGCCCCGAAGAACGCGAAGTCATGCGCCGGCATATCGACAAGATCCAAAAGCAGTCTCCCGACCGTTTTGACAACCTGCGCAAGCGATACGAGGCCATTCCCGAAGAAAAGCGTGAAGCCATGCGCAAGAAGTGGCAGGAGATGCCCAAGGAGGAACGACGCGCCTTCCTCCAGTCAATCAGAGACTTAAGCCCGGAGGAACGAGCCGAGGCCTTTGACGCCAAAGGCGTCTTGCCAAGTCCCCCGCGCAAGTTCCGTCCCGGCCCTCCACCAGACGACGAGACACCTCCACCTCCACCCGTGTCTCCCGAGACAACAGGGACCACGGAAAATTAATCTGTTTTTTTCTGATCAGGGACTTGACACACAGGGGGCGGATCACAATATCCGCCCCTTCTTGTTGAGAAATCAACGAGGTCGCCTGCTGGATTAGCTCAATTGGTAGAGCAGTTGACTCTTAATCAATTGGTTCGGGGTTCGAGTCCCCGATCCAGTAGGCTTTCTTTTTATATACTTCGGCATCATGCCAAGGCCACCTTAGCTCAGCTGGTAGAGCAGTTGATTTGTAATCATCAGGTCGTCAGTTCGATCCTGACAGGTGGCTCCACTTAAAAAGCCCTAGGTCAATGACTTAGGGCTTTTTTATTAAGAATCGACTCGCGTAGGTTGGAGCCCAAACCAATTAACGGAGACCAAAGACCTTCTTAATAAAGTCGAAGATGCTCCAACTGCTGGAGGTCTGAGGCGTTCCGCCCGAGGGACTGCTTGACGGATTGGAAGCTGAATTCGAGTTTGAGCTGCTGGAGGACGAGGTCGGCTCGAAACTAAGCTCGAGTCGATAATCACGGATATCCGGACGCTGGGCCACCGCCTGTTCCACGATGTCCTTGAGTTCGGCCAGATAATCTTCGCCGGTGGACTGCAGGAGGACCGGACCGAAGTAGTAATTGAGCGACTGGTGCTCATAGATGACATACCAGCCCGAACTGAGCGCAGAGGGATCCGGCAAAAGTTCGCCGGGGAAGCGCTGGTCAAAGTCCGCCTTAGACAAAAAGCCCGTATAGGGAATGGCGGATTCATCAATCACCCGGATCTCCGCCGACACCTCGAGCATGCCGCCCAAGACGATGCAAAAAAGGGATGCCCTCAGGCCTCTGAATATTGCCATAGCGTTGTTCATATACCCGATGGAATGTTGGTTCCGTAATCACCACTACCACTGCCGGTCTGCGGGGCAGAGCCTGATCCGCCCGTTCCACTGTTGCCTGTATTCTGATTCCCACTGGTGGTATTGCTCCCAGTCGCCGTTGTGCCGCTCCCCGTAGTGCCTTCGGCACCAGAAGCCCCCCCCGTCGCGCTCCCTGTACCGGGACCGGATTTCGAGCTATTGACTTCCACAGTCTGCGCACCATTAGCACCGCCAAAGCCGAAATCCTCGAAATTGCGATCTTCGCCCCCCGAGGCCGAACCGCCGGAGCCACTCCCCCCGGAGCTCGCAGGCGTGCCACCACTGCCCTCGGTTCCCGAAGTTCCGGCGGCACCGGAGCCACCTGTCACCGAACTACCGGAAGCTCCATCCGGAGCCTCCGCCGTTTCAGTGGAACCGCCACCGTCACTACCACCACTGGCCTGTTCTCCGGATTCCCCGCCGGCGTCCTTCGAGCTTCCTGTATTGACGGGCTGTCCGCCACCAACACCGGCGATCTCACCCATGTCGCGTTCCGAGCCCGAAGCGCCCGCCTCGGCGGAGTCAGCCGAATCCGCCGCCGCCCCCCCGGACGCTCCGCTACTGCCAGACTGTCCTTCTTCGGTTTCTGCTCCAGAACCACCCGCTGCTGAGGATGCGGATGCGGACACCCGGCCGTCAAACAGGTCGGGATCCGGCGCGGCCGGGAGAATCCAAGGTAGCAAGGCCGACAGCAACAGCAGCCCGGCCCGCCCGAGGCGGCCGGGGTAACAGACACCCGGAGTTATCGTTTTTCGGTGCATTCGACAGTGACAGTTGGGGAGGACGCAAGCGCATCCACCTTGAATTCAATCTCCACGTCCTGGTAGCCGCTACGCGTTCCTTTAACCGTATAGACGTCGGGATACAACTTCAGTTCCTCAGTGCGCAACTTACCGGGCGGCAAAACTCCAATGATGCTGACATAGGTGCGATTGTCGGACCGGATCACAACCGAGACCTTTTCCGATTGGGCTTCCAGGGCGGAGCGAATCTTCGCCTCCTCGGCCACTTGCACCGCCGGCACGTTGCCGGGCCGGGCCGCCATGGCCTCATTAAAGAACTTACTGGCGAGCGGATACCGCCCTTCCACCATATACTTGCGGGCGGTGCCCAGATTCTGAGTGTATCGGATATTGGCAAGGAAGAGGCTCGATGCCTTCTCGTAACCGGTTCGTGCCTCCTTGGAATCCGGAGCCAGCTGGGACGCTTCCCGGTAGTCATCCCTCGCTTTTTCGTAATTCCCGGTCTTCAGGGCTTCATAGCCGGACGCGAGCAGGGCCTCCAGTCGCGCGGCCTTGTATTTGGCCTTCAGACTGGCCATGCGTTCCTGCAACTCGGGGGTCGTGCGGATCGCGAGCGCCGCCTCCATGGCCTGCACCGCAGCCGCCCAATCCCCGGCGGCTTCTGCGGCATCCACCTTGACCAGAGCGGCTTTGAGGTCCCGCTCCTGTATCTTGCCATTCAAAATTTTGCGCTGACTGGCAACAAAGGGATTATTCGGATGCGCCTGGGCCAGCGCATCCAGCGCCGCTACCGCCTCTTCCAGCTTACCGGCCTCCGCCAGTGCCTGTACCGCCTGAACCTCCTCGGCAATGCCCTCAATCGCTGCCACCTTTTCGAGCCCGGCACGAGCCCCGGCATGCTCGGGATTTATCTTCAAGACGCCCTCATAGGCAGACTTGGCGGCCTCCAGATCAAAGCCGGCCATGGCCTGTTCCGCAGCCTCCAGCAAGCCCCCGACACGCTGCAAAGCACGCGCTTCCAAATCGCCCAGGATCGCCCCGGTCATCTCAAAGCCCTGAACGCTCTCGGCAAACTCACCACCATTGAGCTGGCGCAGCGCCTCGTTATAGGTCCCCACGGCCTCCTCATAGGTATTGCCAAAGCTGCTCTTCAGATATTCGATTTCCTGTAATTGTGCATAGCTGCTTTCGCTGAGAGCGCGCGCCTTGTCCGCCAGAGCCAATGCCTCCAACTGGACCTCGGCCGACTGGACGACTGCGGACAAATACTTGCGGGCACGCTCCCCCTTGCCGTCGACCAGCGCAGTATTGCCCTTGTCGAACTCCTTGCGGAGCTCGGTCATATAGTCGAGCGACACATCTCCCTGCTTGAGCGCTTCAGCCAATTCACCGTCCAGATAGCCCTGGGCTTTTTCCGAGAGCTGCCGTAGATCATAATCAACCGTCGTAGCTGCGCCGGAACCGTTCACCGGATCCGCCAAAGGCTGGTCTGACCCGCCACGCATGACCATCAGAACAAGAACCGGCAGCACAATCAGAGCGGAAAGTACGATTGCGACCGCAATCGCGGGGGTTTTACTGCGAGACATATTGTCCAAGTTAGGCGGGAAGCCATAAATTGCCACGCGAAAAGACAAATTCAGGGCGAGAGAAGGCAATCTTTGTTCGTGCTTGCATAGAGTTCCTAAACTCCCACGCTACCGACAATTTATGCCAAAACGCACCGACATCGAGACTATCCTCATCATTGGCTCCGGCCCCATCGTCATCGGGCAGGCCTGTGAATTCGACTACTCCGGAACCCAGGCTTGTAAAGCCCTCCGTGAAGAAGGCTACCGCGTGGTACTGGTCAACAGCAACCCGGCTACCATCATGACCGACCCGGAGTTTGCGGATGTGACCTACATCGAGCCCCTGACGGTTGACGCGGTGGAAAAGATCATCGCCAAGGAGCGCCCGAACGCCCTGCTACCGACACTGGGCGGACAAACCGGCCTCAACCTCTCGATGGACCTGAACAAAGCAGGCATTCTGGAAAAATACGGCGTCGAGATGATCGGCGCGAAGCCTGAAGCCATTGAGAAGGGAGAAGCCCGCGATGTCTTCAAACAGGCGATGCTGAAGATCGGGCTCGACGTGGCACGCTCCGCAACAGTCAACACCTTGGCCGATGCCCTCAAGGCGGCTGACGAACTGATCGGTGATTTCCCCATCATTATCCGTCCGAGTTACACCCTCGGCGGCTCCGGCGGCGGGATCGCCTACAACCGCGAGGAGTACGAGCGTATGGTGCAATCCGGCCTCGACATTTCCCCGACCCACGAGGTGCTGGTCGAAGAATGCCTGCTGGGCTGGAAGGAATACGAGATGGAGGTCATGCGCGACCACAAGGACCAGTGCGTGGTGATCTGCTCGATCGAGAACTTTGACCCGATGGGCGTGCACACCGGCGACTCCATCACAGTGGCCCCGGCCATGACGCTCACCGACAAGGAATACCAGCTCATGCGGGACGCTTCCTTCGCTTGTATCCGCGAGGTGGGCGTGGAAACCGGCGGTTCGAACATCCAGTTCTCGGTCAACCCCGATAACGGCCGCATGGTGGTGATTGAAATGAACCCGCGTGTTTCCCGCAGCTCGGCCCTCGCCTCCAAGGCGACCGGTTTCCCCATTGCGAAGATCGCGGCTAAGCTTGCCGTCGGCTACAGCCTCGACGAACTGCAAAACGACATCACCCGCGAGACGCCGGCCAGCTTCGAGCCCACGATTGACTACGTGGTAACCAAGATCCCGCGTTTCACTTTCGAAAAGTTCCCCGGCGCCGATGCCACCCTGACCTCCGCCATGAAATCCGTGGGCGAAGCCATGGCCATCGGCCGCACCTTCAAGGAATCCTTCCAAAAGGCGCTCCGCTCACTCGAAATCGGCGCCAAGGGCTTTGTTGGCCCCAAGAAGTTCGAAGCCCAGATCAGCGACCTGCAGAAGGTCCGCGAGGGCATCAGCGTTTCCACATCCGAGCGTGTATTCTGGCTGCGTCAGGGCTTCCTCAATGGGCTTTCCGTCGAAGACATCCATGAGCTCTGCAAGATCGACACCTGGTTCCTCCAGCAACTCAAGGAATTGGTCGACATCGAGATCGCGCTTCGCACCTTCAGCCTCGGCCGCCTCGAATTCGATCTGCTCAAGCAGGCCAAAGAAGCCGGCTTCAGCGATGCGCTCATCGCGGACCTCGTCGGCTCCAACCGTCAGGCGGTGCGCAAGAAGCGAGAAAAGCTCGGCATCCTGACCAACTACCGTCTGGTCGACACCTGTGCCGCCGAGTTCGAAGCCTTCACGCCTTACTACTACTCGTCCTACGGCGCCGAGAACGAGATCAAGAAGACCGACAAGAAGAAGATCATGATTCTCGGCGGTGGCCCGAACCGTATCGGCCAGGGCATCGAGTTCGACTACTGCTGCGTGCACGCCTCCTTCGCCCTGCGCGAAGCCGGCTACGAAACCGTAATGGTCAACTCCAACCCGGAAACCGTTTCCACCGACTACGACACCTCGGACAAGCTCTTCTTCGAACCGCTCACGCTCGAAGATGTACTCGAGATCTACTACCAGGAAGGCTGCGACGGCGCGATCGTCCAGTTCGGCGGCCAAACCCCGCTCAACCTGGCAACCGAGCTCGAAGCCCACGGCGTGAATATCATCGGGACCTCACCGTCCATGATCGACGCGGCCGAAGACCGTAACCTGTTCCGCAACATCCTGGAACGCGTCGGCCTGAAGCAGCCGATGAACCGTATCGCTAACTCTCAGGAGCAAGCCTACGAGCTGGCCGGTGAAATCGGCTTCCCCATCCTGCTCCGCCCCTCCTTCGTGCTGGGTGGCCGCGGCATGTTCATCGTCTACGACATGAATGAGATGAAGGGCATTATCCGCGAGGTCTTTGACGCCGCTCCGGGCAAGCCCGTCCTGCTCGACCAGTTCCTTGAGGACGCCTACGAGTTGGACGTCGACTGTATTTCCGACGGCGAGATTTCCGTCATCGGCGGCATGCTCCAGCACGTCGAATTCGCCGGGGTGCACTCCGGCGACGCCGCCATGGTCATGCCCCCGCACACCCTGTCCAAGGACATGCTGAACACCGTGCGCGACGCAACTTACGCACTGGCCAAAGAATTGGAAGTGGTCGGCCTGATGAATGTGCAGTACGCCATCAAGGACGACGAATTGTACATCATCGAAGTGA from Coraliomargarita parva encodes:
- a CDS encoding DUF3106 domain-containing protein; its protein translation is MKIHRLHLLILTALLSFGFQLGAEEATAPEAQGPPPPQEAGAPRPDNNARLLRHLLSMDNAQLAELRTTIERIEKMSPEEREVMRRHIDKIQKQSPDRFDNLRKRYEAIPEEKREAMRKKWQEMPKEERRAFLQSIRDLSPEERAEAFDAKGVLPSPPRKFRPGPPPDDETPPPPPVSPETTGTTEN
- a CDS encoding tetratricopeptide repeat protein gives rise to the protein MSRSKTPAIAVAIVLSALIVLPVLVLMVMRGGSDQPLADPVNGSGAATTVDYDLRQLSEKAQGYLDGELAEALKQGDVSLDYMTELRKEFDKGNTALVDGKGERARKYLSAVVQSAEVQLEALALADKARALSESSYAQLQEIEYLKSSFGNTYEEAVGTYNEALRQLNGGEFAESVQGFEMTGAILGDLEARALQRVGGLLEAAEQAMAGFDLEAAKSAYEGVLKINPEHAGARAGLEKVAAIEGIAEEVQAVQALAEAGKLEEAVAALDALAQAHPNNPFVASQRKILNGKIQERDLKAALVKVDAAEAAGDWAAAVQAMEAALAIRTTPELQERMASLKAKYKAARLEALLASGYEALKTGNYEKARDDYREASQLAPDSKEARTGYEKASSLFLANIRYTQNLGTARKYMVEGRYPLASKFFNEAMAARPGNVPAVQVAEEAKIRSALEAQSEKVSVVIRSDNRTYVSIIGVLPPGKLRTEELKLYPDVYTVKGTRSGYQDVEIEFKVDALASSPTVTVECTEKR
- the carB gene encoding carbamoyl-phosphate synthase large subunit; translation: MPKRTDIETILIIGSGPIVIGQACEFDYSGTQACKALREEGYRVVLVNSNPATIMTDPEFADVTYIEPLTVDAVEKIIAKERPNALLPTLGGQTGLNLSMDLNKAGILEKYGVEMIGAKPEAIEKGEARDVFKQAMLKIGLDVARSATVNTLADALKAADELIGDFPIIIRPSYTLGGSGGGIAYNREEYERMVQSGLDISPTHEVLVEECLLGWKEYEMEVMRDHKDQCVVICSIENFDPMGVHTGDSITVAPAMTLTDKEYQLMRDASFACIREVGVETGGSNIQFSVNPDNGRMVVIEMNPRVSRSSALASKATGFPIAKIAAKLAVGYSLDELQNDITRETPASFEPTIDYVVTKIPRFTFEKFPGADATLTSAMKSVGEAMAIGRTFKESFQKALRSLEIGAKGFVGPKKFEAQISDLQKVREGISVSTSERVFWLRQGFLNGLSVEDIHELCKIDTWFLQQLKELVDIEIALRTFSLGRLEFDLLKQAKEAGFSDALIADLVGSNRQAVRKKREKLGILTNYRLVDTCAAEFEAFTPYYYSSYGAENEIKKTDKKKIMILGGGPNRIGQGIEFDYCCVHASFALREAGYETVMVNSNPETVSTDYDTSDKLFFEPLTLEDVLEIYYQEGCDGAIVQFGGQTPLNLATELEAHGVNIIGTSPSMIDAAEDRNLFRNILERVGLKQPMNRIANSQEQAYELAGEIGFPILLRPSFVLGGRGMFIVYDMNEMKGIIREVFDAAPGKPVLLDQFLEDAYELDVDCISDGEISVIGGMLQHVEFAGVHSGDAAMVMPPHTLSKDMLNTVRDATYALAKELEVVGLMNVQYAIKDDELYIIEVNPRASRTVPFVSKAIGKPLAKLAARVMAGEKLKDLGFTEEIIPPYWAVKESVFPFNRFPGAPIMLSPEMRSTGEVMGLDEDLGVAFAKSQMAAKPSLPDSGDVFISVKDADKERAVEIARGLSELGFGIIATAGTGKVLNSQGIEVKSVYRLSEGRPNVIDLIKNGKVALIINTPQGTVPRQNENQIRTEAVKHNVCIMTTISAASAAVDGIRSIREKGYNVCSIQDYGDKL